Part of the Sulfuricella denitrificans skB26 genome is shown below.
GCACATGCGCTGGGCGTACCCAGGGTGGTGATCGCCATCGAACAGAACAAGCCCCAGGCAATCGATGCCATGACACGGGCCGCTTCCACCTTTTCCGAGGTTGAGGTAGTGGGCGTGCCGGTGCAATATCCGATGGGCTCCGAGCGCCATCTGGTGCAGGCCATCACCGGGCGCGAAACACCGGCAAAGAAACTCACCGCCGACATCGGCGTTGTGGTGCACAACGTCGCCACCGCCCGCGCCGTGCATCATGCCGTGCGCTTCGGCCGTCCGCTCATCTCCCGCGTAGTGACGGTGAGCGGTAACGCGGTGCGCGAACCGAATAATATCGAGGTGCCGATCGGCGCCCGGGTGGCCGACCTGATCGCCTTCTGCGGCGGATTCGCCGTCGAGCCCGAAAGCCTGATCAACGGCGGGCCGCTGATGGGCCAACCGCTGCCCGGACTGGACGTGCCTGTGATCAAGGGCATGTCGGGCATCCTGGCTCTCACCGCCGCAGAAATCAACCAGCAGCCGGCCAGCGCCTGCATCCGCTGTGGCAACTGCGTGACAATCTGCCCGTGCGGGCTGGTTCCGGTAGAAATGGCCGCCTTCATCCGCAAGGACAATTTTAAAGTCGCCGCCCAGCTCGGGGTAATGGACTGCGTTTCCTGCGGCAGTTGTTCCTGGCTGTGCCCGTCGCATATCCCGCTGGTGCACTATTTCAACTACGCCAAGGGCATGATCAACGCCCAGGATCGCGAACGGCGCAAGATCGAACAGACCCGGATTCTGGCCGAAGCGCACACCCTGCGCGTGGAAAAAGCAGCTGCGGACAAAGCCGCCACCCTTGCCGCCAAGAAAGCCCAGGCAGCCGCGGCAGCCGCTGCCAAAGAAAAGGACGAGACCCCCGCATGACCTTTCTATCCATCAAGAACAGCGCACCGTTTACCCACCAGGTCAGCAGCGTTCAAAAAATCATGTTCACGGTGTTGCTGGCGCTGATACCGGCTACCGCTTTCAACCTCTACCTGTTCGGCTGGCCTGCGATCCTGCTGTTCACCGTCACAGTCGGCGCCTGCGTAGTGGTAGAGGCAGGTTGTCTGATACTGGCTGGCCAGCCGGTGAAAGCGACACTCAACGACTACTCGGCAGTGCTTACCGGCTGGCTGCTGGCGATGAGCCTGCCGCCCTGGGCACCTTGGTGGATCGGCGTGCTGGGGGCGATTTTCGCCATCGCCCTGGCCAAACATCCCTTTGGCGGCATCGGCCAGAATGTGTTCAACCCCGCCATGGTGGCACGCGTTGCCCTGCTGATATCGTTCCCCGTGGCGATGACCATCTGGGTCATGCCACATCCACTGTTCTCGGCTGGCGCACCGGGATTTTTCGACGCTATTGCCATCACTTTCGGTGGCCAGATGCCCGATGCGGTAAGTGCGGCATCGGCACTTGGCCATGTCAAGACCGAGCTGACTCGCGGCATTCCGGTGTCGCAATCCATGGTGCAGGCGCCCGATCTGATGGACATGATGCTGGGCTACCGCGCCGGGAGTCTGGGCGAAACCTCGGCGATACTGATCCTTGCCGGCGGCCTGTTCCTGATGGCAAAGCGCATCATTTCGTGGCACATTCCGTTGAGCGTAATGGCTGGAGTGTTCCTGATGGGTGCGATATTCCATGCCGTCGATCCTGCCCGTTTTACCTCCGGCACCTTCCATCTGGTATCCGGTGCCACCTTTCTGGGGGCATTCTTCATTGCCACCGATTACGTCACTTCGCCGGTGTCGAAAAAAGGACAACTGATATTCGGCCTTGGCTGTGGTGTGCTGATCTGGCTCATCCGCACCTTCGCCGGCTACCCCGAAGGCGTGGCTTTCGCGGTGCTGCTGATGAATGCGCTGGTTCCCATTATCGATCAATACACCCGTCCGCGCGCATTCGGGCGCAACCGCAAAGGTGAACCGCTGCCGCTGGGGAAAGAAAACCCATGAAAGCACAGCGCATGCTACGCCACGGGGTGATTCTGGGCGCATTTTGCCTGGGTTTCGGGGTCGTGCTCGCCATTAGTGACAGCATTACCGTAGATGATATTGCCGCTCGCGCACTGGAAGACCGGCTGAATTCGCTAAGCGAGGTGATCCCGGCCGGCATCCACGACAACAATCTGGTCGCGGATGCCATCACCATGAAGAACGAGCGGGACAAGGAAATCACGGTCTATCGCGCCACCAAGGAAGGCAAGGTAACCGGCATAGCCTACGAGATATTCGGCTCAGGCTATGCCGGCCAAATGAAGCTGATGATGGGCCTGGATACCCAGGGCAAGATCCTTGGCGTGCGTGTTCTCGCTCATAAAGAGACCGCCGGCCTGGGCGACAAGATGGAAGTAAAGAAAAGTGACTGGATACTACGCTTCACCGATCTGAGCCTCGGCAACCCGCCACCCGACAAATGGAAGGTAAAGAAGGACGGGGGTCAGTTCGACCAGTTTACCGGCGCCACCATTACACCTCGTGGCGTTATTGACGCCATCCGCAGAGGGCTTGAATTATTCGCCGCCCACAAGGAGCAAATGATGGACATCGCCACCAGCAAGGCAGCAATGAAGGAGGCACATTAAATGACGACCCAATACAAAACCATCGTCCGAGACGGCCTGTGGGATAACAACGGGGTGCTCGCCATGTTGTTGGGCCTGTGCCCGGCCATGGCCATGACCACCAGCGCCACCAACGCGCTGGGCATGGGATTGGCAACAGCGGTAGTGATGGCTGCATCCAGCATGCTGGTAGGCCTATTCCGCAACCAAATCACCCAGGAAGTGCGCATCCCGGTATTCATTCTGGTCATCGCCTCCATGGTTACGCTGGTGGATCTTTTCATGAACGCCTGGATGCACGAGCTTTACAAGGTGCTGGGCATGTTCATTCCGCTGATTGTGTCCAACTGCCTGCCACTTGCCCGCCTTGAAGCTTTTGCTGGTAAAAACTCGACGTTGCCATCGCTGGTGGACGGTCTCTTCATGGGTCTCGGTTTCACCATCGCGCTCACCCTGATCGGCGCGGTTCGCGAGATCATTGGCGTGGGCACCCTGTTCGCCGATGCATCGCTGCTGTTTGGGCCCGCTTTCAAATTCATGGAAATGCGCTTGTTACCCACTGACACAGGCATATTGATGATGGTTCTACCGCCGGGTGGATTCCTGGCGCTCGGACTGCTGGTAGTTGGAAAACGCATGCTGGACGTGCGCGCCGGCAAAGCCATCCAGATGGGCGGCGCGCACAGTGCCGCATGAGGAAGGTGCAATGAAAATCAGCGTCGCCTACGCCTCACCAACCCGCCAAGCATGGCTTAGTGTCGAAGTACCCGATGGCGCGACTATCAGTGATGCCATAGCGCGTTCGGGTGTCCTCCAGCAGTTTCCAGAAATCGACCTCGAGCAGCAAAAAGTCGGCATCTTCGGCAAGCTCACCAAGCTCGACGCTGCACTCGCGGATGGCGACCGCATCGAAATCTACCGCCCCATCACTTGCGACCCGAAAATGGTGAAGCGCAAGGCCAAAACCGAGGGTGAAGAAGCGCCATCTGAAGGCTGAACGGGAAAGCCTGTTGCCTGGGGTGACAGCAAAAGCAGCTTGATCGCATCGCCTTCGCACTCCACCTAACGCCCTTCCTCCACCTTGAGTCTCACCGTCCGGCGCTCGCCGGACTGGGTGGAGGCAGTTTCAAGAATGGCGCGACTGACCTCATCCCGACCCGACGTCATTCCACCCAACTCCACCCATTCTCCCAGTTTGGCACTGACGGTAGTTCGCAACTCCTGAAACCGCACATCCTGAATGCCCCCGTTGCCGACGAACGACAAGCGCGGCGCGATTTCCAACTCCACCCGATCGCCGTTCAGGCGAGGCAAAACATCGAAGCCGGTGGTGACATTC
Proteins encoded:
- the rsxC gene encoding electron transport complex subunit RsxC encodes the protein MKLFPIRGGIHPDYRKELSSEKAIVALPMPAALYIPLQQHIGAPAEVLVNEGDPVKKGQMIARSGGTVSAPQHAPTSGRIKAITAIAAPHPSGLAQTTIILEPDGKDEWGELPEPIADPFTADTHTINERVAASGIVGMGGAAFPSAIKLNLGTQKKLEILLLNGAECEPYLTCDDRVMREYADEIIDGARIMAHALGVPRVVIAIEQNKPQAIDAMTRAASTFSEVEVVGVPVQYPMGSERHLVQAITGRETPAKKLTADIGVVVHNVATARAVHHAVRFGRPLISRVVTVSGNAVREPNNIEVPIGARVADLIAFCGGFAVEPESLINGGPLMGQPLPGLDVPVIKGMSGILALTAAEINQQPASACIRCGNCVTICPCGLVPVEMAAFIRKDNFKVAAQLGVMDCVSCGSCSWLCPSHIPLVHYFNYAKGMINAQDRERRKIEQTRILAEAHTLRVEKAAADKAATLAAKKAQAAAAAAAKEKDETPA
- a CDS encoding RnfABCDGE type electron transport complex subunit D, encoding MTFLSIKNSAPFTHQVSSVQKIMFTVLLALIPATAFNLYLFGWPAILLFTVTVGACVVVEAGCLILAGQPVKATLNDYSAVLTGWLLAMSLPPWAPWWIGVLGAIFAIALAKHPFGGIGQNVFNPAMVARVALLISFPVAMTIWVMPHPLFSAGAPGFFDAIAITFGGQMPDAVSAASALGHVKTELTRGIPVSQSMVQAPDLMDMMLGYRAGSLGETSAILILAGGLFLMAKRIISWHIPLSVMAGVFLMGAIFHAVDPARFTSGTFHLVSGATFLGAFFIATDYVTSPVSKKGQLIFGLGCGVLIWLIRTFAGYPEGVAFAVLLMNALVPIIDQYTRPRAFGRNRKGEPLPLGKENP
- the rsxG gene encoding electron transport complex subunit RsxG, producing MKAQRMLRHGVILGAFCLGFGVVLAISDSITVDDIAARALEDRLNSLSEVIPAGIHDNNLVADAITMKNERDKEITVYRATKEGKVTGIAYEIFGSGYAGQMKLMMGLDTQGKILGVRVLAHKETAGLGDKMEVKKSDWILRFTDLSLGNPPPDKWKVKKDGGQFDQFTGATITPRGVIDAIRRGLELFAAHKEQMMDIATSKAAMKEAH
- a CDS encoding electron transport complex subunit E produces the protein MTTQYKTIVRDGLWDNNGVLAMLLGLCPAMAMTTSATNALGMGLATAVVMAASSMLVGLFRNQITQEVRIPVFILVIASMVTLVDLFMNAWMHELYKVLGMFIPLIVSNCLPLARLEAFAGKNSTLPSLVDGLFMGLGFTIALTLIGAVREIIGVGTLFADASLLFGPAFKFMEMRLLPTDTGILMMVLPPGGFLALGLLVVGKRMLDVRAGKAIQMGGAHSAA
- a CDS encoding RnfH family protein, yielding MKISVAYASPTRQAWLSVEVPDGATISDAIARSGVLQQFPEIDLEQQKVGIFGKLTKLDAALADGDRIEIYRPITCDPKMVKRKAKTEGEEAPSEG